The nucleotide window CCGGGGAGCTACATCTCCATCCTGGACGAGCCGGATGCGATCCGGCGCAAGGTCCGCCGCGCCGTCACCGACTCGGGCAGCGAGATCAAAGCGTCCCCCGAGAAGCCAGCAATAACCAACCTCCTCGACATCTACTCGGCCACGACCGGCCGCCCGGTCGAGGAGATCGAGGATGAATACCGGGGCAGGGGCTACGGCCAGTTCAAGCAGGATCTCGCCGAGGCCATCGTCGAGGTCCTCTCCCCGGTGCGCGAGAGGGCGCTCGCGCTGCTCGACGATCCGCGCGGGCTCGATGAGTTGCTCGAGCGCGGGGCGGAGAAGGCCCGGGAGGTCTCCCGTCCGATCCTCGCGAGCGCGCAGGCGAAGATGGGCCTCTGATGGCGGGGGACGTCAGGGGCAAGATCCTGCAGGTGCTGCGGGCCATCCCCAAAGGCGTGCTCTACTCGACGACCGACTGGCACAGGATCACGGGTGAGGACAAGCGTGAGATCCGACGCACGCTGGACGACCTGGAGCGAGAAGGCGTGATAGAGCGGCTCGAGAGCGGACGTCCGGACAAGCCGCTCTACCGGCTCAAGGGAGGCTCAGGAGGAGATGAACCGGCTTAGGAGCATACTCGACCGGATAGACCGCAGAGGGTACGGGGCCTACAAGGACCTGCAGGGCTCCTACGACTTCGAGCGGTTCACCCTGACGATAGACAGGGTACAGCGCGACCCCTTCGCCCCGCCCTCGCTCATCCGCGTCCGCACCCGGGACAACCGCTTCGACCCGGCGCTGTTCTCCAACCCGGTGCGCAAATTCGCCCTGGAGGACTTCCTGACGCGCAGGGTGGACGCGGCCATCCGCAAGATCGTGCGCGGGAACCGCGGCTCGGGCGGTAGCGGCCGGGTCGAGATACAGCGCCCCTCGCAGGTGGTGCTGCCGCGCACCTCGATGGTCGTGCACAGAGACTACGTGGAGGCGCGCATGGCGGTGGGCCTCCCCGCGCGCGGCCGCACCGTCGACGCCCGCGCCGCCCGTGCGGTCCTGCTCGACGAGCTCCCCAAGGTGGTGGGAGCCTCGCTCGTCCCGGCCGGGGTGGACGAGGAGGCGGCCCGCTTCCACGTCGAGACGATAGAGGACGCCGAGCGCCTGCGCGGCATGCTCCCCTCCCTCGGGCTCGTGGCTTTCGTCGCCGACGGGGCCGTACTGCCGCGGGAGAGCGGGGCGAGCGACAGGCCGCTCACCGGCGGCGCCGTACCCTTCGAAAGCCCGGAGGAGCTCAGGGTGACCGTCGAGCTCCCCAACCGCGGCGAGATCACCGGGATGGGCATCCCGGAGGGGGTCACGCTCATCGCGGGCGGGGGTTTCCACGGCAAGAGCACGCTGCTCGAGGCGCTCTCCTGGGGCGTCTACGACCACGTCCCCGGTGACGGGAGAGAGCTCGTGGTCACCCGCGAGGACGCGGTGAAGATCCGGGCCGAAGACGGCCGCAGCGTCGCCGGGGTGGACATCTCCGGGACCATCGGCGAGCTGCCCGGCGGGCGCACCACCGAGAACTTCTCCACGCCGAACGCCTCCGGCTCGACCTCCCAGGCGGCGAACATCGCCGAGGCGCTCGAGGTGGGAACCTCGCTGCTTCTGGTCGATGAGGACACCAGCGCGACGAACTTCATGATCCGGGACGAGAGGATGCGCGAGCTGGTGCGCAAGGAGCCCATAACCCCCTTCGTCGACCTGGCGCGCCCGCTGTACAACACCCTGGGCGTCTCGACGGTCGTGGTCATAGGCGGCGTCGGGGCGTACCTCGACGTGGCCGACCGCGTGATCCTGATGGAGGATTACCACCCCCACGACGCGACCGACCGGGCGCGCGAGGTGACCGAACGCTTCCCGGTCAAGATCGAGGGAGACGGACACGTCTCGCTCCCGAAAGGGAGGCGCGTCCGGGCCACCTCCATAGACCTCAGGCGCGGCCGGCGCGAGACGGCGCGCGGCAAAGGACTCTCCACCATCGAGCTCGGCCGCGAGCGGGTCGACCTCTCCTACGTCGAGCAGCTCGCCGAGCCCGGCCAGACCGAGGCCATAGCACGCATCATCGGAGAGTTCGCCTCCTCCGGCAAGAGCCGGGCGGTAAGGGAGGTCGTCGAGGCGGCGATCACGGGCCTCGAGACCGGAGGACTCGATTCCCTGGGCGGCTTCCGCGGCCACCCCGGCCAGATGAGCCTCCCCCGCCCGCAGGAGATAGCCGCGGCGATAAACCGTATCCGCTCGCTCGAGGCCACGACCGAACGACACTGAACCCTGGCCACCTGGCCATTTTTCCCGCCGCACCCCGCAAAACCTCTTGTGCGGGGTGCTCCGTTACGCATAATTACCGGTAAATAAATAGTTTGTCTCCCAAAGAGGAGGGGGCTTTTGAGACTCAAGATTACTCTTTCGCCCGAAGATGGCATCCTGTGCCTTCCCCTGCAGTACAACAGCACCCTGCAGGGGTTCATCTACGCTAACCTCGACCGGGCCCTCTCAGGCTGGTTGCACGAGGAGGGACACGCCTACGAGAAGCGACGCTTCAAGCTCTTCGTCTTCTCCCGGCTCTTCGGGAAGCGTGAGATCTCGAAGGGCAAGGTACGCTTCTTGCGGGGAGCCCATTTCTACCTCTCCTCGGCCGACCCGGACGTGCTCTGCTCGCTGGGGGAGCACCTGCTGAGGAAACCATCCGTGGAGCTCGGCAGGAGGAGTTGCCTCGTGGAAGAGGTCGCCGTGGAGCCCGAGCCGGAGATGAACGGGGGGAAGCCCGTGATCGTCAGGGCCCTCTCCCCCATCACCGCCTACACGACGCTCGCCGCACCCGATGGCAAAAAGAAGACCTATTACTACTCACCTTACGAAGAGGAGTGGAGCAAGTCCCTGGTGGACAACATCAAACGCAAGGTTTTGGCGCTGGGCTGGGACACAGACCCCGAGGAGGATCTGAAAGAGGCGAGCATCAGGCCGTACCGGGTGCGGAGCGCGGACCAGAAGGTCCTGCGCTTCAAGGGCACCGTCGTCAAGGGTTGGATGGGTCTCTACGAGCTGAGGATGCCCCGTCCGTACCTGCAGCTCGCCTACGACACCGGCTTGGGAAGCAAGAACTCACAGGGATTTGGCATGATCGCCATCGCATCCAACGGGAGAAAGAGATGATAGAGAGCATCTACCAGATCGGGCGCGCATTGCTCGAGGAGAGCGGTGGAGGACGGCGGGCGGTCCTGGAATCGCTCGCCGCAGCACCCCCACGGGACAGGAAAGACGAATCATACGTCGCCATCCTGAAGCTGGACTCCCGGAGGCTTTCGCTAGATGTCGAGCTTCGAGAGCTGGACAGCCAGAAGAACACCGCCGCGAGGTACCTGTGGCTCGGCAACGCCCCAGGCAATGACCCGCAGGACCGTCTCACCTCGGACAACCTGGGTTATCTCGCCTCCCAGACCATCCCTAACCTGCTCGGCGAAGGGAGGTTGAATCCCAAGAGCAACCTGTATGCGAAGCTTAAGAACCTCCGGGAGAAGCTCTACATCGACCTCGGAGAGCCGGGAGAGCTCGGCATAAAAGGAGGCGGCACCTACCAGCGCAACCGGCGGCTCTGGGATCTCGGCAGGCTCGGCATCCCGGGTCCCTCCCGTGAAGACCTGAGAGATGAGATAAGGGGCGGCACGAACCCCAAGAACATCCCCCAGAGGGTGGTGAAGGCGCTGCGAGACCACTTCCCGGAGATCCCTGAGAGGGGCGTGCTCTTCACGCTCGAGCTCGACGGCGATCTTCTCGTGGACGACCCAGCCTACCACGAGTACCTGGAGCGCAGGTTCGTGGATAGCGCCTTCACCGGGAATCAGACGGGACGCTGCCACCTGAGCGGCGAGTACGGCCCGGTCACAACAGACATGACGCGCTTCAGGTTCAAGTACTACATAACGGACAAGTTGGGCTTCGCCTCCGGAGCCACGAAGAAGGGTTTCACCTCCAACTTCGCGCTCTCGAAAGAAGCGTACCGGGCGCTGCTCGTCGGGGAGAGGTTCGTGGGAAGGGAGCTCGGCTTCAGCTTCGCCGGGGCGAGGGGGTACATGATCCCGGACCTCTACACCGTGGAGATCCCGCGCGGGCTTCCGGAAGCGCTCGTGCGCACGCTCAGGAGCATCCGCAACAGGACGCTCTTCGACATCGGGAGGGTGCAGGCCGGAGAGCTGGACGAGGAGCTCGAGGAGTTCAGGGAAGAACACCTCGCGAGCGGGTACATGATCAACCTGCTCTTCTACAAGCAGAAGCAGGCGAAGTTCGAGGTGCTGAGGCTCATCCAGGACATCCCTTCCTACCGCCTGGAGGAGCTGCGCGCGCAGGGGATCGAGACGGGGCGGCTGTGGGAGGAGCTCTACGGAGGCGAGGCAAGGGACCTCACGCTGCAGCAGATCTACTACCTCATCCCGGTACGGAAGAGCGGGGACAACTTCCTCACCAAGGAGATCCTCGCCTTCTACCACGCCCTCATCTCCGGCGGCCTGATAGATCGCAAGGAGCTCACGGACGGCTTCATGGAGCTGGTGCGCGCCTATCGCTTCGGCAACACGGGATCGTATCAGGTGAGCGCCCCAAAGGAAGGTGCGGAAGACCAAACGCTCGTCTGCCATCTCGCGCAGACCAACCTGTTGCTCGCGTTCTTGCGGGATCTCGACCAGCTGAAGGAGGAAGAAGTGTCGCAAGAGTACCTGGAGAAACTCTCGCTCGACGAAGCCGAAAAGGAGTACCTGAGGAGGCTCGGCTACGACGAGCAGCAGGCAGCCCTGTATCTGCTCGGCGCTCTGATCGCCGAGATCGCGAACGCCCAGTGGCGGCTCGGATCGGAGGGCCGGGGCGGGGAGAAGACGATCCTGAACAAGATCAACTACCAGGGCATGACCCTCCCCCGCGTCCAGCGCCTGACTATCGAGCTCTTCGACAAGCTCCGCCAGTACCGCTACACCGACCGCTCCGGGGAGCGCCGTCCGCTCCTGCAGGGCCGCAACGAGGCCATCTTCGCCCAGGCACAGGAGCTCCTGACCCGGAACCAGAGGGTATGGCGTCTCACCCCCGCAGAGAACGTCTACTACCTGCTGAGCGGCTACTCGCACCGCACCTTCAGGGCGATGAACGCGAGAGAGAAGCAGCCCGCGTAAAAGAGAAAGGAGAGAAGGCTTGGCCATCCACGACGGGGACATCCTCTACCTCTACGACGCGAAGCTCACCAACCCCAACGGCGATCCGGACGACGAGAACCGCCCGCGCATGGACGAAGCAACCGGGCGCAACCTCGTCTCCGACGTCAGGCTCAAGCGCTACCTCAGAGACTACTGGCTCGACGCCGGGGAGGACATCTGGGTCAGACGCACCGAGCAGGACGAGACCACAAGCTCCAAGCAGCGCATGGGCGTGCTGCTCTAAGACTACAACCGCGACAACGGCGCAAACCTCAACGAGAGACAGGCGCGCCAGAGCCGGGAGTTCAAGGACTGGCTCTTGAGGCGTCTCAGGGACGTGCGGCTCTTCGGGGCGACGATGCCGATGGAGAACACCTCGGTCACCTTCACCGGTCCAGTGCAGTTCAGCTGGGGATACTCGCTGCACCGGGTCGAGATTAACAACTCCGCCACCATCTCGAGCCACTTCGCGGGCAGGGAGAACGAGTATGGCACCTTCGGCAAGGACTGGCGGGTGCACTACTCGCTGCTCGCTTTCTACGGCATCGTGAGCAAGAGCCGCGCCCGACACACCGGGCTCACCGACGAGGATCTCACCGCGCTCGACGAGGCGATGGTGAGGGCCATCCCACAGCAGGCGACGACGAGGAGCAAGATCGGGCAGACCCCGCGGCTCTACCTGCGCGTGGAGTATGAGGACGGCTCTGCTCTACGGCTCGGGGACGTGCGCGAGGACCTCGCCCTCGACCCCAAGGACGGCAAGACCACAGACACCCTGCGCGACATCCGGGACTTCTCGCTGGGCTACGATCGGGTGCTGGAGAGGGTACGCGCGGTCGAGGGCTCCATCGGAAGAGCCCTTCTCTGGACCCACCCGGAGCTCGGCGACGACCTCGAGCGCGGCCTGCGGGAGATAATCGACGATCGGCTGGAGACCTTCTAGACGATGCCGCAAAATCTGCTCATCGTCTTCGACCTCTGCGGGGCGTACGGCATGTTCCGCAAGTTCTACACCAACTCCTCCTCGCTCTCATATCCCTTCCCGCCTCGTACGACCGTCGCGGGGCTCATCGCCGGGATGATGGGCTACGAGCGCGACGCGTATGCTGAAGACCTCGGCCTCGGCCGCTGTCATATAGCGCTCTCCGTGCGGGTGCCGGTGCGGCGGGTGATGCAGCAGGTCAACTACCTGATGACCGAGGGCCACGTCTGGCAGAAGGGAGCCGGCGGCTTCGACGGGAGCAGGGGGCCAATACAGGTGCCGGTGGAGTGGGTCTTCCCGGAGGTGGGCTACAGAGAGCTCCGCTACCGCATCTACGTGACGCATGAGGACCGGGGGTGGCTCGAACGTCTCGGAGAGGTTCTGGAAGGCGGCGCTCCCGTCTATCCGCCCTACCTGGGAATGACCGAGTGTCCGGGCCGGGTGGAGCACGTGAGGAGCACGGAGGACTGGAGCCTCGGAAGGCGGGAAGAGGAGCTCCCCATCAGTACCGTGCTCCCGGCCTCCGCGCTCTCAGGCCCGCCTCACCTGGAGGAGGGAACCCAGATCGTCAAGGAGCGCACCCCGCTCGCCCTCGACGAAAGTCGGCGGCTAATCGCCGCGGGCGATCTCCTTTACAACCGTGCGGGTCCGCACATAACCGCCCGGCTGGAGAGCGAGGTCTTCGAGGTCTCCTACTCGGGAACCCACGAGTACGGGGTGTTCATGCGATGAGGTTCCTGGCGCGTCCGGCGCGGGGAGGGAGGTCGGAGGAGCTCCTGAAAGATCACCTCGCGGCGGTAGCCCGGATGGCGGAGAGAAACGTGCTCACGCTCCCGATCTCGGGGCGAGAGCACCTCGCCGCTCTCGCCCGGCTCTGCGGGCTCACCCACGACTTCGGCAAGTACACGACCTACTTTCAGGAGAAGCTTCCACCGCTGGAGAAGAAGCCCCCCAGAGAAGAGTACTCCCACCACTCCTTCGTCTCCGCGCTCCTCGGGGCGTTCGTCGCTAAAAGCCGGCATCCTCAGGATGTCGAAGCCCCGCTTCTCGTCTACCTCGCGATCCACCGCCACCACGGCCACCTGCTGACCCCGCAGGAGGTACTGCCCCGCAAGGAGGACCTGAGAGACGCCCCGACCTTCGCAGGTCTTTCGGCGGGTCTCCGCAGAGAGCTCGCCGCCGTCGAGGCTCAGCTAGAAGACATGCGCGGGGCACACAGGGAGCAGATAGTCTCCGAGCTGGCAGAGCTTGGAGTTCCGGAAACAGAAGAGTTTCTATCGCTAGAGAGCTGGTGGAAACTCTTGCCGGAGATGCGTAGGTCGTGCCGGAGGCTTCTCAAAGGAGGAGATCCGGAGGCAACCCGCCGCTACTGGCGGCTGCTCCTCCTCTTCTCCGCGCTCATAGACGCCGACAAGCACGTCTCGGCAGCGGCCGCCGGAGAGCCCTCCCGCCACTCCATCCCACCCTCGCTGGTGGAAGATCACGTGCGAAGCCTGAAGGATCACGAGGCGCCCGGATCTCCCAACGCGCGGCGGCTCGCCGGGATGCGGGACGAGATCCGCGAGGAGTGCGCCCGGAGGGTCGAGGAGAGACCGCTCGATGAGCTCTACCCGGCCATTCTCAGCCTCACCGCGCCCACCGGCTCGGGGAAGACGCTCGCCGCGCTGGAGACGGCGCTCAGGCTCAGGGAGCGCATCCGGAAGGAGACCGGGCATCTGCCGCGCGTCATCTACGCCCTCCCCTTCGTGAACATCATCGAGCAGAACGCCGATGTGATCGAGAGCGTGCTGCGCCGGTGTCCGGGCTTCGACGCTTCTCCCTACGACCACCTCCTGAGAAGCCACCACCTCGCCCCGCTCGCCGGCGACGAGAGCGAAGAAGAAGCGGTGGAAGACAAGCTCCTCTCCACGGAGGCGTGGGAGCCGGAGATCGTGGTGACCACCTTCGTCTCGCTCTTCGAGAGCCTGCTCACGAACCGCAACCGGCCGCTCAAGCGGCTGCACAACGTCGCCGGGAGCATCCTGGTGCTGGACGAGGTGCAGAGCATACCCTACGAGCAGTGGAGGCTCGTGGGGCACGTCCTCACGACGCTCGTGAGCGACCTCGGTTGCACCGTGATCCAGATGACTGCGACCCGCCCCCGCATCCTCCCCGGTGCCAAAGAGCTGCTAAAGAACCCCGAGCAAAACTTCGCCGGGCTCTCCCGGACGCGCCTCGTTCCCCACCGGAACGTGCGGACCATCGAGGAACTCGCGGACTTCATCAAGGACATTAAATCCCCAAACCGCTCTCTGCTCGTGGTGCTGAACACCATCTCGAGCTCCATAGAGCTCTACCGGATGCTGAAAGAACGCCTCGACCTCTCTCCATACCGGGAGTACGGCAGGGAGGGAGCGGACGCCTCCATCTTCTACCTCTCGACCAACATTACCCCCTGGCAGCGTTCGCGGCGGGTGCGGCTGCTCAAGAGGTGCATGAGACGGGGCGCGAAGCCGCTCGTCGTCTCCACGCAGGTGGTCGAGGCCGGGGTGGATCTCGACTTCGACGAGGTCATAAGGGATCAGGGACCGCTTGATTCCATCGTGCAGGTGGCCGGGCGATGCAACCGGAGCGGCGATATCCCCACCCCAGCTCCGGTGTACGTCGTCTTTCTGGAGAACGAGAACTCGCGTCCCTTCGCCGAGATGGTCTACGGACGGGTGCTCCCCCTCATCTCCCGCGAGATGCTGCAAGAAGAGGTTGGGGAGCCGGAGCTCCACGCTCTCGTCGAGCGCTACTTCGCCACTGTGGAGGAACGCAAGAGCGACGACTTCTCGATCGAATACATCGCCGCCGTAAGGGAGCTCGAGTTCGACCGCCGGGAGGGTGAGCACATCACCATAAGCCGCTACCGCTTCATACAGGAGGAGCTCGCGACCATGCCGATGCTCGTGGAGATGAACGAGAGAGCCGCGGAGGCTGTAGAGAGCCTTGCGAGCCTCTACCGTGAGAAAGAGAAGAATCGCACCAGGATCCGGCGCGCCTACCGGGAGGTTGCACCGTTCACCGTAACCCCCACCGTGAACCGGCTGCGCAAGAACTTCCCCCCACAGCACCCCGAGATCCCGGAACACTTCTACCTCTCGCTCGACGAGGTCCGCTCGAGCGGCTCGACGTTCTACGACATTGAGACGGGATACAAGTGGGGCGAAGACGAGGCGATGCTGCTTTGAGCATCACGGGCACGCTCGTTCAGTCTTACGCGGTCTGCCCCCGGCAGGCGTGGCTGATGGCGCGTCAGATGGAGCCCGAGAGGGAGTTCGAGCTGCTGGTCGAGGGAAGGCTCAACCAGCTCGAGCACTACGAGAGGTCGATGAAGGAGATCGAGCTGCCGGGGATCAAACTCGACCGCGTGCGGCGCGAAGGAGGCCGGCTCGTTCTCTCCGAGGTGAAGAAGTCCACCCGTTACCTGCCCGCGGCGCGGCTGCAGGTCGGCTACTACCTGCTGCGGCTGCGGGAGGAAGGGATCGAGGCCAGCGGCGAGATCCTGGTGCCCAAAGAGCGGTTCCGCGAGGAAGTCGAACTTACACCGCAACTCGAAGAAGACGTGCGCGAGACGGTAAAGAAGCTGGAGCAGTTGCTGGTGCGTCCGCTCCCCCCGCCGGCGGAGCGCATCCGCTACTGCAGCAAGTGCGCCTATGCAGAGTTCTGCTGGTCATAGGAGGATATTGGTGAAGAAGGTGAAGAAGCT belongs to Rubrobacter naiadicus and includes:
- the cas5 gene encoding CRISPR-associated protein Cas5; amino-acid sequence: MPQNLLIVFDLCGAYGMFRKFYTNSSSLSYPFPPRTTVAGLIAGMMGYERDAYAEDLGLGRCHIALSVRVPVRRVMQQVNYLMTEGHVWQKGAGGFDGSRGPIQVPVEWVFPEVGYRELRYRIYVTHEDRGWLERLGEVLEGGAPVYPPYLGMTECPGRVEHVRSTEDWSLGRREEELPISTVLPASALSGPPHLEEGTQIVKERTPLALDESRRLIAAGDLLYNRAGPHITARLESEVFEVSYSGTHEYGVFMR
- the cas3 gene encoding CRISPR-associated helicase Cas3'; its protein translation is MRFLARPARGGRSEELLKDHLAAVARMAERNVLTLPISGREHLAALARLCGLTHDFGKYTTYFQEKLPPLEKKPPREEYSHHSFVSALLGAFVAKSRHPQDVEAPLLVYLAIHRHHGHLLTPQEVLPRKEDLRDAPTFAGLSAGLRRELAAVEAQLEDMRGAHREQIVSELAELGVPETEEFLSLESWWKLLPEMRRSCRRLLKGGDPEATRRYWRLLLLFSALIDADKHVSAAAAGEPSRHSIPPSLVEDHVRSLKDHEAPGSPNARRLAGMRDEIREECARRVEERPLDELYPAILSLTAPTGSGKTLAALETALRLRERIRKETGHLPRVIYALPFVNIIEQNADVIESVLRRCPGFDASPYDHLLRSHHLAPLAGDESEEEAVEDKLLSTEAWEPEIVVTTFVSLFESLLTNRNRPLKRLHNVAGSILVLDEVQSIPYEQWRLVGHVLTTLVSDLGCTVIQMTATRPRILPGAKELLKNPEQNFAGLSRTRLVPHRNVRTIEELADFIKDIKSPNRSLLVVLNTISSSIELYRMLKERLDLSPYREYGREGADASIFYLSTNITPWQRSRRVRLLKRCMRRGAKPLVVSTQVVEAGVDLDFDEVIRDQGPLDSIVQVAGRCNRSGDIPTPAPVYVVFLENENSRPFAEMVYGRVLPLISREMLQEEVGEPELHALVERYFATVEERKSDDFSIEYIAAVRELEFDRREGEHITISRYRFIQEELATMPMLVEMNERAAEAVESLASLYREKEKNRTRIRRAYREVAPFTVTPTVNRLRKNFPPQHPEIPEHFYLSLDEVRSSGSTFYDIETGYKWGEDEAMLL
- the cas8b gene encoding type I-B CRISPR-associated protein Cas8b/Csh1; translated protein: MIESIYQIGRALLEESGGGRRAVLESLAAAPPRDRKDESYVAILKLDSRRLSLDVELRELDSQKNTAARYLWLGNAPGNDPQDRLTSDNLGYLASQTIPNLLGEGRLNPKSNLYAKLKNLREKLYIDLGEPGELGIKGGGTYQRNRRLWDLGRLGIPGPSREDLRDEIRGGTNPKNIPQRVVKALRDHFPEIPERGVLFTLELDGDLLVDDPAYHEYLERRFVDSAFTGNQTGRCHLSGEYGPVTTDMTRFRFKYYITDKLGFASGATKKGFTSNFALSKEAYRALLVGERFVGRELGFSFAGARGYMIPDLYTVEIPRGLPEALVRTLRSIRNRTLFDIGRVQAGELDEELEEFREEHLASGYMINLLFYKQKQAKFEVLRLIQDIPSYRLEELRAQGIETGRLWEELYGGEARDLTLQQIYYLIPVRKSGDNFLTKEILAFYHALISGGLIDRKELTDGFMELVRAYRFGNTGSYQVSAPKEGAEDQTLVCHLAQTNLLLAFLRDLDQLKEEEVSQEYLEKLSLDEAEKEYLRRLGYDEQQAALYLLGALIAEIANAQWRLGSEGRGGEKTILNKINYQGMTLPRVQRLTIELFDKLRQYRYTDRSGERRPLLQGRNEAIFAQAQELLTRNQRVWRLTPAENVYYLLSGYSHRTFRAMNAREKQPA
- the cas4 gene encoding CRISPR-associated protein Cas4 translates to MSITGTLVQSYAVCPRQAWLMARQMEPEREFELLVEGRLNQLEHYERSMKEIELPGIKLDRVRREGGRLVLSEVKKSTRYLPAARLQVGYYLLRLREEGIEASGEILVPKERFREEVELTPQLEEDVRETVKKLEQLLVRPLPPPAERIRYCSKCAYAEFCWS
- the cas6 gene encoding CRISPR-associated endoribonuclease Cas6, with amino-acid sequence MRLKITLSPEDGILCLPLQYNSTLQGFIYANLDRALSGWLHEEGHAYEKRRFKLFVFSRLFGKREISKGKVRFLRGAHFYLSSADPDVLCSLGEHLLRKPSVELGRRSCLVEEVAVEPEPEMNGGKPVIVRALSPITAYTTLAAPDGKKKTYYYSPYEEEWSKSLVDNIKRKVLALGWDTDPEEDLKEASIRPYRVRSADQKVLRFKGTVVKGWMGLYELRMPRPYLQLAYDTGLGSKNSQGFGMIAIASNGRKR
- a CDS encoding ABC-ATPase domain-containing protein, coding for MNRLRSILDRIDRRGYGAYKDLQGSYDFERFTLTIDRVQRDPFAPPSLIRVRTRDNRFDPALFSNPVRKFALEDFLTRRVDAAIRKIVRGNRGSGGSGRVEIQRPSQVVLPRTSMVVHRDYVEARMAVGLPARGRTVDARAARAVLLDELPKVVGASLVPAGVDEEAARFHVETIEDAERLRGMLPSLGLVAFVADGAVLPRESGASDRPLTGGAVPFESPEELRVTVELPNRGEITGMGIPEGVTLIAGGGFHGKSTLLEALSWGVYDHVPGDGRELVVTREDAVKIRAEDGRSVAGVDISGTIGELPGGRTTENFSTPNASGSTSQAANIAEALEVGTSLLLVDEDTSATNFMIRDERMRELVRKEPITPFVDLARPLYNTLGVSTVVVIGGVGAYLDVADRVILMEDYHPHDATDRAREVTERFPVKIEGDGHVSLPKGRRVRATSIDLRRGRRETARGKGLSTIELGRERVDLSYVEQLAEPGQTEAIARIIGEFASSGKSRAVREVVEAAITGLETGGLDSLGGFRGHPGQMSLPRPQEIAAAINRIRSLEATTERH